AGCAAAGATACTGCTGCTCCAGCTGTTGACGACCACTTCTCCAACTTGATACCAGGTAATCTCTCAGCCAAGAACGAGGAGGACTGTCCCAAAGCTTGTTCATGGCTCCTAACCCATTtaatctcttccatttttgtgCCCTTTCTAACGACTAAGCAATGCCGTATGGGCAGCACAAAGTCGGCTACAATTTTCCGCTCAAGAGGTTTCGGGTTCTCGGACGTTGAAGGTTTAAGCACTGAGAGGAGGCAGTCGAGGGTTTCTAAGACGCCTCCTTGGAGGGTATTCTCTAGAGGAAGTACAATGAGAGGGGCAGAGTGATTATACACGTCTGTGGCTAATTAGCTCGGAGCTCTCTAGATTATGTCTGACAGTATAGCATACCGGTGATCGTAGTACATGGCACAAGGTCTATAGGATCGCTATACCTAGTCGCAAATGCCCTCGCTGCCTATGTCTATAAGCCTTACACCCGAACACGACTCGTGGCCGTTGAACGCACCTGCTCGCCGTACGTGCCCCTTGGACCGAGGAAGGCCATCTCTACCCTTTTggtctccttcatcctcttggCAGGGGGTTCGGAGCTCATAGATGTGGTGTCCGTATCCGAAGGCGTTACCTTGCTCTCTTATGCAGAATGTTCTGTATGTATGCATGCGTCAAACATTCTCTCCCATTTTAGTGACTGTCGAACCAATTTAAGGATCAGCCGCGGGGCTCCAATTGCTTCCGCCACATTCACAACAGACAAAACTCCGAAACACCGCACCAAAATCTCGAGACCTCGCCCTCGTGCCGTCCGATTCCTTCATCCGTCAAGGATAcactttcctcttctctctatCCAACAAACGTAGCAAAATGGGTAAGGTTCACGGTTCCCTCGCTCGTGCAGGTAAAGTCAAGTCTCAGGTGGGTACAGCTGTTTTCCAGGGCTCTAGGAGAAGTAAATGCTGACAGAGAAAATAGACCCCCAAGGTTGAGCcccaggagaagaagaaggtccCCAAGGGCCGAGCTCGTGAGTATGCTTTCAAGACTTGATGGCCACATGGAACAGCAAACAATGAGCGGGTAGAGGAGTAGATGGATAAGAGAGGACGACGGATTAGATTGTTGAGGGATACGTCGATGAAGATTGGACGGCGGCAAACCGATGGAGGATAGACGCTGACGGTGCGCCCACCATGCAGAGAAGCG
This DNA window, taken from Cryptococcus deuterogattii R265 chromosome 3, complete sequence, encodes the following:
- a CDS encoding prephenate dehydratase — protein: MSSEPPAKRMKETKRVEMAFLGPRGTYGEQAARAFATRYSDPIDLVPCTTITDVYNHSAPLIVLPLENTLQGGVLETLDCLLSVLKPSTSENPKPLERKIVADFVLPIRHCLVVRKGTKMEEIKWVRSHEQALGQSSSFLAERLPGIKLEKWSSTAGAAVSLLQNTGNVDDKGAAICSKAVLDLYPDHLEVLHEGTQYGNENYTRFLLLTVPSPNILPKSDRQLSPTNRTSFIAVPNPLLGTMLLSFHPSSSISSSTSVTAIHTRPAGEGVVYEGEKFPRWCLLEVVNGATNAVEDAVNLGSLREKLGSEILGK
- a CDS encoding 40S ribosomal protein S30, translating into MGKVHGSLARAGKVKSQTPKVEPQEKKKVPKGRAQKRLQYTRRFVNVTVAPGGKRRMNQQPVGKSG